In Pseudorasbora parva isolate DD20220531a chromosome 9, ASM2467924v1, whole genome shotgun sequence, the following proteins share a genomic window:
- the clcn2a gene encoding chloride channel protein 2a isoform X3, which produces MARDRAHQRVLQYQQTLMYGRYTQELGAYAKEEAARLREDGALRRTTSVRGQAPELLEYEKNPCAKCQVCTKRCQKFLISRVGEDWIFLILLGLLMALVSWAMDYTIAFCQQAQKWMYGGLHSNMLLQYLAWVTYPVVLITFSAGFTQILAPQAVGSGIPEMKTILRGVVLKEYLTFKTFVAKVIGLTCALGSGMPLGKEGPFVHVASLCAALLSKFMALFGGIYMLKEEPFEGNKNELRNTEMLSAACAVGVGCCFAAPIGGVLFSIEVTSTFFAVRNYWRGFFAATFSAFIFRVLAVWNKDEETITALFKTRFRLDFPFDLQELPAFAVLGIASGFGGALFVYLNRIIVESMRKQKTINKFLLKKRLVYPAVVTLLISTLTFPPGFGQFMAGQLTQHESLVALFDNLTWYKQGVAEEFAYSSHVPQAWKHPQVNVFITLLLFIVMKFWMSAVATTMPVPCGAFMPVFLIGAAFGRLVGESMAAFFPEGIHTDSTVYPIVPGGYAVAGAAALSGAVTHTVSTAVIVFELTGQISHILPVMIAVILANAVAQSLQPSLYDSIIRIQKLPYLPELGWGQEKYNIRVEDIMVRDVRYITISSSYRDLQEALVTGQLKTLALVESKESMILLGSIERSQLQSLLSLQLGRARRLDYLRERAQDNGTHVPTFPQDSPPKTGHGISTEESSFSPTLTNSQIPLKSALKTVSAISNTESLNSSPNLSSGEPVKELVESNAGPKAPKRSRRPKRVKIPMVDTPDVEDDMSTAEITEWEEQQLDEAVNFNNCKIDPAPFQLVERTSLHKTHTIFSLLGLDHAYVTSTGRLVGVVSLKELRKAIEGSVTVTGVKVRPPLASFRDSGNSSSVSEVTELHKFWSRHKSLSLPREPNLPDLDDQAEQPSEGSLVNETECTELSSQNSPLHTDDQLEPPYTDASPQEEHLPQLPCDCTHIEDEGSEAVSEQCPAPNEEAVKECGPSPPAAQPE; this is translated from the exons ATGTATGGACGCTATACACAGGAGTTGGGGGCCTATGCCAAAGAGGAGGCGGCACGCCTGCGCGAGGATGGAGCGCTGCGAAGGACCACCAGTGTGCGCGGCCAGGCTCCAGAACTGCTGGAGTATGAGAAGAATCCCTGTGCCAAGTGTCAAG TCTGTACGAAACGGTGTCAGAAGTTCCTGATTTCCCGTGTGGGTGAAGACTGGATCTTCCTCATCCTCCTGGGGCTTCTCATGGCATTGGTCAGCTGGGCTATGGACTACACTATTGCCTTCTGCCAGCAAG CACAGAAGTGGATGTATGGTGGTCTGCACAGTAACATGCTGCTGCAATACCTGGCCTGGGTCACCTATCCAGTAGTTCTCATCACCTTCTCTGCTGGCTTCACACAGATACTGGCGCCCCAGGCAGTGG GCTCTGGGATCCCAGAGATGAAGACCATCCTCCGAGGTGTGGTGCTGAAAGAGTACCTCACTTTCAAAACCTTTGTTGCCAAAGTGATTGGCTTAACTTGTGCCCTTGGAAGTGGCATGCCTCTAGGCAAAGAG GGACCATTTGTTCATGTTGCCAGTCTGTGTGCTGCTCTGTTGAGCAAATTCATGGCCTTGTTTGGAGGAATCTACATG CTGAAGGAAGAGCCCTTTGAGGGAAACAAG AATgagctgagaaacacagagatgCTGTCAGCCGCCTGTGCAGTGGGGGTGGGCTGTTGCTTTGCGGCCCCTATTGGAG GAGTGCTGTTTAGTATTGAGGTCACATCTACGTTCTTTGCCGTGAGGAACTACTGGAGAGGATTCTTCGCCGCAACCTTCAGTGCCTTTATCTTCAGGGTGCTGGCAGTGTGGAATAAGGATGAGG AGACGATCACAGCTCTCTTTAAAACACGTTTCCGTCTGGACTTTCCCTTTGACCTACAAGAGCTTCCAGCTTTTGCTGTGCTCGG AATTGCCAGTGGTTTTGGAGGGGCGTTGTTTGTGTACCTGAACAGGATCATAGTGGAGTCTATGAGAAAACAGAAAACCATCAACAAGTTTTTGCTAAAAAA AAGACTAGTGTATCCAGCAGTGGTCACTCTTCTCATCTCCACACTCACCTTTCCTCCAGGGTTCGGACAGTTCATGGCAGGCCAG CTAACTCAACATGAGTCACTAGTGGCACTGTTTGACAACCTGACCTGGTACAAGCAAGGTGTTGCTGAGGAGTTTGCATACTCAAGTCACGTACCTCAGGCCTGGAAGCACCCACAAGTCAATGTGTTTATCACACTTCTCCTTTTCATTGTCATGAAG TTCTGGATGTCGGCTGTAGCCACCACAATGCCTGTGCCTTGTGGGGCCTTCATGCCAGTTTTCCTCATTG GTGCTGCATTCGGTCGACTGGTCGGCGAGAGTATGGCCGCTTTCTTCCCCGAAGGGATACACACCGACAGCACTGTATATCCCATAGTCCCCGGCGGATATGCAGTTGCTG GGGCGGCGGCTCTTTCTGGCGCAGTCACTCACACGGTGTCCACCGCCGTCATTGTGTTCGAGCTGACCGGTCAAATCTCACACATCCTGCCCGTGATGATCGCTGTGATATTGGCCAATGCCGTGGCTCAGAGTCTACAGCCTTCCCTCTATGATTCCATCATCCGGATCCAGAAACTTCCCTACCTGCCAGAGCTGGGCTGGGGACAGGA GAAATATAATATCCGCGTGGAGGACATAATGGTGAGAGACGTGCGCTATATCACTATTTCCTCCTCTTACCGGGACCTGCAGGAAGCTCTTGTAACAGGCCAGCTTAAAACACTGGCCCTCGTGGAGTCCAAAG AGTCCATGATCCTGCTGGGTTCTATAGAGCGCTCCCAGCTGCAGTCGCTGCTCTCGCTGCAGCTCGGCCGAGCTCGCAGGCTGGACTACTTGAGAGAACGTGCTCAGGACAACGGCACCCATGTGCCCACCTTCCCCCAAGACTCTCCCCCCAAGACTGGCCATGGC ATCTCCACTGAAGAGTCCTCATTCAGCCCCACGCTGACTAACTCCCAGATCCCCCTCAAGTCTGCTCTGAAGACGGTGTCTGCAATCAGCAACACAGAGTCActgaaca GCTCTCCAAATCTCTCCTCTGGGGAACCTGTGAAGGAGCTAGTAGAG AGCAATGCTGGCCCCAAGGCTCCTAAGAGGAGCAGGAGGCCCAAGCGTGTGAAGATACCCATGGTG GATACACCTGATGTAGAAGATGACATGTCAACAGCAGag ATAACAGAGTGGGAGGAGCAACAGTTGGATGAGGCTGTTAATTTCAACAACTGTAAAATAGACCCCGCCCCCTTTCAGCTGGTGGAACGGACATCTTTGCATAAG ACACACACCATTTTCTCCCTACTTGGCCTGGATCATGCCTATGTAACCAGCACCGGACGTCTAGTAGGAGTTGTCTCTTTGAAGGAG CTGCGTAAGGCCATCGAGGGCTCTGTAACTGTGACTGGAGTGAAAGTCCGTCCCCCGCTGGCCAGCTTTCGTGACAGCGGCAATAGCAGCAGCGTCTCAGAGGTCACCGAGCTCCACAAGTTCTGGAGTCGTCACAAGAGCCTGTCATTGCCACGGGAACCCAACCTCCCCGACCTGGACGACCAAGCGGAGCAGCCATCTGAGGGCAGCCTCGTGAATGAGACGGAGTGCACAGAGCTGTCCAGTCAGAACAGCCCCCTGCACACAGACGACCAATTGGAGCCGCCCTACACCGATGCTTCGCCCCAAGAGGAGCACCTACCGCAGCTCCCCTGTGACTGTACCCATATAGAGGACGAAGGCTCGGAGGCAGTCAGCGAGCAGTGCCCAGCTCCAAATGAGGAAGCGGTGAAAGAGTGCGGCCCCTCGCCGCCAGCCGCTCAGCCAGAATGA
- the clcn2a gene encoding chloride channel protein 2a isoform X7, whose translation MARDRAHQRVLQYQQTLMYGRYTQELGAYAKEEAARLREDGALRRTTSVRGQAPELLEYEKNPCAKCQVCTKRCQKFLISRVGEDWIFLILLGLLMALVSWAMDYTIAFCQQAQKWMYGGLHSNMLLQYLAWVTYPVVLITFSAGFTQILAPQAVGSGIPEMKTILRGVVLKEYLTFKTFVAKVIGLTCALGSGMPLGKEGPFVHVASLCAALLSKFMALFGGIYMLKEEPFEGNKNELRNTEMLSAACAVGVGCCFAAPIGGVLFSIEVTSTFFAVRNYWRGFFAATFSAFIFRVLAVWNKDEETITALFKTRFRLDFPFDLQELPAFAVLGIASGFGGALFVYLNRIIVESMRKQKTINKFLLKKRLVYPAVVTLLISTLTFPPGFGQFMAGQLTQHESLVALFDNLTWYKQGVAEEFAYSSHVPQAWKHPQVNVFITLLLFIVMKFWMSAVATTMPVPCGAFMPVFLIGAAFGRLVGESMAAFFPEGIHTDSTVYPIVPGGYAVAGAAALSGAVTHTVSTAVIVFELTGQISHILPVMIAVILANAVAQSLQPSLYDSIIRIQKLPYLPELGWGQEKYNIRVEDIMVRDVRYITISSSYRDLQEALVTGQLKTLALVESKESMILLGSIERSQLQSLLSLQLGRARRLDYLRERAQDNGTHVPTFPQDSPPKTGHGVRFLISTEESSFSPTLTNSQIPLKSALKTVSAISNTESLNSSPNLSSGEPVKELVEDTPDVEDDMSTAEITEWEEQQLDEAVNFNNCKIDPAPFQLVERTSLHKTHTIFSLLGLDHAYVTSTGRLVGVVSLKELRKAIEGSVTVTGVKVRPPLASFRDSGNSSSVSEVTELHKFWSRHKSLSLPREPNLPDLDDQAEQPSEGSLVNETECTELSSQNSPLHTDDQLEPPYTDASPQEEHLPQLPCDCTHIEDEGSEAVSEQCPAPNEEAVKECGPSPPAAQPE comes from the exons ATGTATGGACGCTATACACAGGAGTTGGGGGCCTATGCCAAAGAGGAGGCGGCACGCCTGCGCGAGGATGGAGCGCTGCGAAGGACCACCAGTGTGCGCGGCCAGGCTCCAGAACTGCTGGAGTATGAGAAGAATCCCTGTGCCAAGTGTCAAG TCTGTACGAAACGGTGTCAGAAGTTCCTGATTTCCCGTGTGGGTGAAGACTGGATCTTCCTCATCCTCCTGGGGCTTCTCATGGCATTGGTCAGCTGGGCTATGGACTACACTATTGCCTTCTGCCAGCAAG CACAGAAGTGGATGTATGGTGGTCTGCACAGTAACATGCTGCTGCAATACCTGGCCTGGGTCACCTATCCAGTAGTTCTCATCACCTTCTCTGCTGGCTTCACACAGATACTGGCGCCCCAGGCAGTGG GCTCTGGGATCCCAGAGATGAAGACCATCCTCCGAGGTGTGGTGCTGAAAGAGTACCTCACTTTCAAAACCTTTGTTGCCAAAGTGATTGGCTTAACTTGTGCCCTTGGAAGTGGCATGCCTCTAGGCAAAGAG GGACCATTTGTTCATGTTGCCAGTCTGTGTGCTGCTCTGTTGAGCAAATTCATGGCCTTGTTTGGAGGAATCTACATG CTGAAGGAAGAGCCCTTTGAGGGAAACAAG AATgagctgagaaacacagagatgCTGTCAGCCGCCTGTGCAGTGGGGGTGGGCTGTTGCTTTGCGGCCCCTATTGGAG GAGTGCTGTTTAGTATTGAGGTCACATCTACGTTCTTTGCCGTGAGGAACTACTGGAGAGGATTCTTCGCCGCAACCTTCAGTGCCTTTATCTTCAGGGTGCTGGCAGTGTGGAATAAGGATGAGG AGACGATCACAGCTCTCTTTAAAACACGTTTCCGTCTGGACTTTCCCTTTGACCTACAAGAGCTTCCAGCTTTTGCTGTGCTCGG AATTGCCAGTGGTTTTGGAGGGGCGTTGTTTGTGTACCTGAACAGGATCATAGTGGAGTCTATGAGAAAACAGAAAACCATCAACAAGTTTTTGCTAAAAAA AAGACTAGTGTATCCAGCAGTGGTCACTCTTCTCATCTCCACACTCACCTTTCCTCCAGGGTTCGGACAGTTCATGGCAGGCCAG CTAACTCAACATGAGTCACTAGTGGCACTGTTTGACAACCTGACCTGGTACAAGCAAGGTGTTGCTGAGGAGTTTGCATACTCAAGTCACGTACCTCAGGCCTGGAAGCACCCACAAGTCAATGTGTTTATCACACTTCTCCTTTTCATTGTCATGAAG TTCTGGATGTCGGCTGTAGCCACCACAATGCCTGTGCCTTGTGGGGCCTTCATGCCAGTTTTCCTCATTG GTGCTGCATTCGGTCGACTGGTCGGCGAGAGTATGGCCGCTTTCTTCCCCGAAGGGATACACACCGACAGCACTGTATATCCCATAGTCCCCGGCGGATATGCAGTTGCTG GGGCGGCGGCTCTTTCTGGCGCAGTCACTCACACGGTGTCCACCGCCGTCATTGTGTTCGAGCTGACCGGTCAAATCTCACACATCCTGCCCGTGATGATCGCTGTGATATTGGCCAATGCCGTGGCTCAGAGTCTACAGCCTTCCCTCTATGATTCCATCATCCGGATCCAGAAACTTCCCTACCTGCCAGAGCTGGGCTGGGGACAGGA GAAATATAATATCCGCGTGGAGGACATAATGGTGAGAGACGTGCGCTATATCACTATTTCCTCCTCTTACCGGGACCTGCAGGAAGCTCTTGTAACAGGCCAGCTTAAAACACTGGCCCTCGTGGAGTCCAAAG AGTCCATGATCCTGCTGGGTTCTATAGAGCGCTCCCAGCTGCAGTCGCTGCTCTCGCTGCAGCTCGGCCGAGCTCGCAGGCTGGACTACTTGAGAGAACGTGCTCAGGACAACGGCACCCATGTGCCCACCTTCCCCCAAGACTCTCCCCCCAAGACTGGCCATGGCGTACGTTTCCTG ATCTCCACTGAAGAGTCCTCATTCAGCCCCACGCTGACTAACTCCCAGATCCCCCTCAAGTCTGCTCTGAAGACGGTGTCTGCAATCAGCAACACAGAGTCActgaaca GCTCTCCAAATCTCTCCTCTGGGGAACCTGTGAAGGAGCTAGTAGAG GATACACCTGATGTAGAAGATGACATGTCAACAGCAGag ATAACAGAGTGGGAGGAGCAACAGTTGGATGAGGCTGTTAATTTCAACAACTGTAAAATAGACCCCGCCCCCTTTCAGCTGGTGGAACGGACATCTTTGCATAAG ACACACACCATTTTCTCCCTACTTGGCCTGGATCATGCCTATGTAACCAGCACCGGACGTCTAGTAGGAGTTGTCTCTTTGAAGGAG CTGCGTAAGGCCATCGAGGGCTCTGTAACTGTGACTGGAGTGAAAGTCCGTCCCCCGCTGGCCAGCTTTCGTGACAGCGGCAATAGCAGCAGCGTCTCAGAGGTCACCGAGCTCCACAAGTTCTGGAGTCGTCACAAGAGCCTGTCATTGCCACGGGAACCCAACCTCCCCGACCTGGACGACCAAGCGGAGCAGCCATCTGAGGGCAGCCTCGTGAATGAGACGGAGTGCACAGAGCTGTCCAGTCAGAACAGCCCCCTGCACACAGACGACCAATTGGAGCCGCCCTACACCGATGCTTCGCCCCAAGAGGAGCACCTACCGCAGCTCCCCTGTGACTGTACCCATATAGAGGACGAAGGCTCGGAGGCAGTCAGCGAGCAGTGCCCAGCTCCAAATGAGGAAGCGGTGAAAGAGTGCGGCCCCTCGCCGCCAGCCGCTCAGCCAGAATGA
- the clcn2a gene encoding chloride channel protein 2a isoform X4 yields MARDRAHQRVLQYQQTLMYGRYTQELGAYAKEEAARLREDGALRRTTSVRGQAPELLEYEKNPCAKCQVCTKRCQKFLISRVGEDWIFLILLGLLMALVSWAMDYTIAFCQQAQKWMYGGLHSNMLLQYLAWVTYPVVLITFSAGFTQILAPQAVGSGIPEMKTILRGVVLKEYLTFKTFVAKVIGLTCALGSGMPLGKEGPFVHVASLCAALLSKFMALFGGIYMNELRNTEMLSAACAVGVGCCFAAPIGGVLFSIEVTSTFFAVRNYWRGFFAATFSAFIFRVLAVWNKDEETITALFKTRFRLDFPFDLQELPAFAVLGIASGFGGALFVYLNRIIVESMRKQKTINKFLLKKRLVYPAVVTLLISTLTFPPGFGQFMAGQLTQHESLVALFDNLTWYKQGVAEEFAYSSHVPQAWKHPQVNVFITLLLFIVMKFWMSAVATTMPVPCGAFMPVFLIGAAFGRLVGESMAAFFPEGIHTDSTVYPIVPGGYAVAGAAALSGAVTHTVSTAVIVFELTGQISHILPVMIAVILANAVAQSLQPSLYDSIIRIQKLPYLPELGWGQEKYNIRVEDIMVRDVRYITISSSYRDLQEALVTGQLKTLALVESKESMILLGSIERSQLQSLLSLQLGRARRLDYLRERAQDNGTHVPTFPQDSPPKTGHGVRFLISTEESSFSPTLTNSQIPLKSALKTVSAISNTESLNSSPNLSSGEPVKELVESNAGPKAPKRSRRPKRVKIPMVDTPDVEDDMSTAEITEWEEQQLDEAVNFNNCKIDPAPFQLVERTSLHKTHTIFSLLGLDHAYVTSTGRLVGVVSLKELRKAIEGSVTVTGVKVRPPLASFRDSGNSSSVSEVTELHKFWSRHKSLSLPREPNLPDLDDQAEQPSEGSLVNETECTELSSQNSPLHTDDQLEPPYTDASPQEEHLPQLPCDCTHIEDEGSEAVSEQCPAPNEEAVKECGPSPPAAQPE; encoded by the exons ATGTATGGACGCTATACACAGGAGTTGGGGGCCTATGCCAAAGAGGAGGCGGCACGCCTGCGCGAGGATGGAGCGCTGCGAAGGACCACCAGTGTGCGCGGCCAGGCTCCAGAACTGCTGGAGTATGAGAAGAATCCCTGTGCCAAGTGTCAAG TCTGTACGAAACGGTGTCAGAAGTTCCTGATTTCCCGTGTGGGTGAAGACTGGATCTTCCTCATCCTCCTGGGGCTTCTCATGGCATTGGTCAGCTGGGCTATGGACTACACTATTGCCTTCTGCCAGCAAG CACAGAAGTGGATGTATGGTGGTCTGCACAGTAACATGCTGCTGCAATACCTGGCCTGGGTCACCTATCCAGTAGTTCTCATCACCTTCTCTGCTGGCTTCACACAGATACTGGCGCCCCAGGCAGTGG GCTCTGGGATCCCAGAGATGAAGACCATCCTCCGAGGTGTGGTGCTGAAAGAGTACCTCACTTTCAAAACCTTTGTTGCCAAAGTGATTGGCTTAACTTGTGCCCTTGGAAGTGGCATGCCTCTAGGCAAAGAG GGACCATTTGTTCATGTTGCCAGTCTGTGTGCTGCTCTGTTGAGCAAATTCATGGCCTTGTTTGGAGGAATCTACATG AATgagctgagaaacacagagatgCTGTCAGCCGCCTGTGCAGTGGGGGTGGGCTGTTGCTTTGCGGCCCCTATTGGAG GAGTGCTGTTTAGTATTGAGGTCACATCTACGTTCTTTGCCGTGAGGAACTACTGGAGAGGATTCTTCGCCGCAACCTTCAGTGCCTTTATCTTCAGGGTGCTGGCAGTGTGGAATAAGGATGAGG AGACGATCACAGCTCTCTTTAAAACACGTTTCCGTCTGGACTTTCCCTTTGACCTACAAGAGCTTCCAGCTTTTGCTGTGCTCGG AATTGCCAGTGGTTTTGGAGGGGCGTTGTTTGTGTACCTGAACAGGATCATAGTGGAGTCTATGAGAAAACAGAAAACCATCAACAAGTTTTTGCTAAAAAA AAGACTAGTGTATCCAGCAGTGGTCACTCTTCTCATCTCCACACTCACCTTTCCTCCAGGGTTCGGACAGTTCATGGCAGGCCAG CTAACTCAACATGAGTCACTAGTGGCACTGTTTGACAACCTGACCTGGTACAAGCAAGGTGTTGCTGAGGAGTTTGCATACTCAAGTCACGTACCTCAGGCCTGGAAGCACCCACAAGTCAATGTGTTTATCACACTTCTCCTTTTCATTGTCATGAAG TTCTGGATGTCGGCTGTAGCCACCACAATGCCTGTGCCTTGTGGGGCCTTCATGCCAGTTTTCCTCATTG GTGCTGCATTCGGTCGACTGGTCGGCGAGAGTATGGCCGCTTTCTTCCCCGAAGGGATACACACCGACAGCACTGTATATCCCATAGTCCCCGGCGGATATGCAGTTGCTG GGGCGGCGGCTCTTTCTGGCGCAGTCACTCACACGGTGTCCACCGCCGTCATTGTGTTCGAGCTGACCGGTCAAATCTCACACATCCTGCCCGTGATGATCGCTGTGATATTGGCCAATGCCGTGGCTCAGAGTCTACAGCCTTCCCTCTATGATTCCATCATCCGGATCCAGAAACTTCCCTACCTGCCAGAGCTGGGCTGGGGACAGGA GAAATATAATATCCGCGTGGAGGACATAATGGTGAGAGACGTGCGCTATATCACTATTTCCTCCTCTTACCGGGACCTGCAGGAAGCTCTTGTAACAGGCCAGCTTAAAACACTGGCCCTCGTGGAGTCCAAAG AGTCCATGATCCTGCTGGGTTCTATAGAGCGCTCCCAGCTGCAGTCGCTGCTCTCGCTGCAGCTCGGCCGAGCTCGCAGGCTGGACTACTTGAGAGAACGTGCTCAGGACAACGGCACCCATGTGCCCACCTTCCCCCAAGACTCTCCCCCCAAGACTGGCCATGGCGTACGTTTCCTG ATCTCCACTGAAGAGTCCTCATTCAGCCCCACGCTGACTAACTCCCAGATCCCCCTCAAGTCTGCTCTGAAGACGGTGTCTGCAATCAGCAACACAGAGTCActgaaca GCTCTCCAAATCTCTCCTCTGGGGAACCTGTGAAGGAGCTAGTAGAG AGCAATGCTGGCCCCAAGGCTCCTAAGAGGAGCAGGAGGCCCAAGCGTGTGAAGATACCCATGGTG GATACACCTGATGTAGAAGATGACATGTCAACAGCAGag ATAACAGAGTGGGAGGAGCAACAGTTGGATGAGGCTGTTAATTTCAACAACTGTAAAATAGACCCCGCCCCCTTTCAGCTGGTGGAACGGACATCTTTGCATAAG ACACACACCATTTTCTCCCTACTTGGCCTGGATCATGCCTATGTAACCAGCACCGGACGTCTAGTAGGAGTTGTCTCTTTGAAGGAG CTGCGTAAGGCCATCGAGGGCTCTGTAACTGTGACTGGAGTGAAAGTCCGTCCCCCGCTGGCCAGCTTTCGTGACAGCGGCAATAGCAGCAGCGTCTCAGAGGTCACCGAGCTCCACAAGTTCTGGAGTCGTCACAAGAGCCTGTCATTGCCACGGGAACCCAACCTCCCCGACCTGGACGACCAAGCGGAGCAGCCATCTGAGGGCAGCCTCGTGAATGAGACGGAGTGCACAGAGCTGTCCAGTCAGAACAGCCCCCTGCACACAGACGACCAATTGGAGCCGCCCTACACCGATGCTTCGCCCCAAGAGGAGCACCTACCGCAGCTCCCCTGTGACTGTACCCATATAGAGGACGAAGGCTCGGAGGCAGTCAGCGAGCAGTGCCCAGCTCCAAATGAGGAAGCGGTGAAAGAGTGCGGCCCCTCGCCGCCAGCCGCTCAGCCAGAATGA